In Rhipicephalus microplus isolate Deutch F79 chromosome 7, USDA_Rmic, whole genome shotgun sequence, one genomic interval encodes:
- the LOC119179843 gene encoding salivary peroxidase/catechol oxidase isoform X2 — MGQGNSNATLRELWMASLCALALSTSSPVLWNVEIPSPPTRSDFGSCEPVTGRRPKMYGPSLQSSGDLVINVTLLLPALHQGVRESVKYLQKHGFQKSKYENVTWPRLRRRPEAREYETVAYASQFATEYIARRLKLAPDDVHGAVKCVDVRDTALGRICPKELIDEEDVVCPRKTLHYRTPDGTCNNFDRPSWGATFSTLVRLLPARYADGISRPRVSTSGSPLPSGRSVSQTLTTLRDRTGSSDDPRVTLMLMQWGQLVDHDVSLTTLSVSRSGFPPKCCRPLMSPEDVHPECMAIAVSWRDRFYRKFDATCMEFSRSAPAAKRGCRLGARDHTNQVTAFIDASTVYGSTAEETNQLRSFRKGMLRTLDTKWSKPLLPPGSEAEILECQERGRNSKCFMAGDSRVNEQPGLTALHTIWMREHNRVARHLSTLNPGWDDERLFQEARRVVGAEVQHVTLTEFLPAVLGESVAQIFGLKPATSGHWRGYDTTVDPGVSNVFAAAAFRFGHSLVPHAFHRYDKRHRLLLNDTPLHSEFFNPTHLFRPGAVDRLVLGLVNQPASGMDEQLSPEVTNRLFQPQGQDFGLDLMALNVQRGRDHGLPPYVAWRRHCGLQPVRGFQDLEQFVGPAASQALGKLYASIDDVDLFPAGIAEKPVLGGVVGPTFACLIAEQFVRMRKGDRFWYENGGLASSFTSDQLRELRKVTLARVLCDNLDDIETIQTRVMEQVDQRRNRRQPCIRIPEMNLSFWKY, encoded by the exons GGAACTGTGGATGGCCTCGCTGTGCGCCCTGGCGCTGTCCACGTCGTCTCCGGTGCTGTGGAACGTGGAAATACCGAGTCCTCCTACCAGGAGCGACTTTGGATCATGCGAGCCTGTCACTGGCCGCCGACCGAAGATGTACGGACCGTCGCTGCAGTCATCCGGTGATCTAGTCATCAATGTCACCCTGCTTCTGCCAGCGCTTCACCAGGGAGTGAGGGAGAGCGTGAAGTACCTGCAAAAACATG GCTTCCAGAAGTCCAAGTACGAGAACGTCACCTGGCCCAGACTGAGACGACGTCCTGAGGCTCGAGAGTACGAGACCGTGGCCTACGCCTCTCAATTTGCCACAGAATACATCGCTCGCAG GTTAAAACTTGCGCCGGACGACGTCCACGGTGCCGTCAAGTGTGTCGACGTCAGAGACACGGCTCTGGGCCGCATCTGCCCCAAGGAGCTGATCGACGAGGAGGACGTGGTGTGCCCGCGAAAGACGCTGCACTATCGCACCCCCGACGGCACCTGCAACAACTTCGACCGACCGTCGTGGGGCGCCACCTTCTCGACGCTTGTGAGGCTGCTGCCCGCCAGGTACGCCGACG GCATATCTAGACCCCGCGTCTCGACCAGCGGCTCTCCGCTGCCCAGCGGTCGCTCGGTCAGCCAGACGCTGACCACCCTCCGGGACCGGACGGGCAGCTCGGACGACCCGCGGGTCACCCTGATGCTGATGCAGTGGGGTCAGCTGGTCGACCACGACGTCTCGCTGACCACGCTCTCCGTGTCCCGCTCGGGGTTCCCGCCCAAGTGCTGCCGTCCTCTCATGTCTCCCGAGGACGTGCACCCGGAGTGCATGGCCATCGCGGTGTCGTGGCGGGACCGGTTCTACCGCAAGTTCGACGCCACCTGCATGGAGTTCAGCCGCTCGGCGCCCGCCGCCAAGCGAGGCTGCAGGTTGG GTGCACGTGACCACACCAATCAAGTGACGGCGTTCATAGACGCCTCCACGGTTTACGGTTCGACGGCCGAGGAGACAAACCAGCTGAGGTCGTTCAGGAAAG GCATGCTTCGGACCCTGGATACTAAGTGGTCCAAGCCGCTGCTGCCTCCGGGTTCTGAGGCCGAGATCCTGGAGTGCCAAGAGAGGGGCCGCAACTCCAAGTGTTTCATGGCAG GTGACTCTCGCGTGAACGAGCAACCGGGTCTGACGGCGCTCCACACCATCTGGATGCGGGAGCACAACCGCGTGGCGCGCCATCTGTCCACACTCAACCCTGGCTGGGATGACGAACGACTCTTTCAG GAGGCTAGGCGAGTGGTTGGCGCAGAGGTGCAGCACGTGACCCTGACGGAGTTCCTCCCCGCCGTGCTGGGCGAGTCGGTGGCACAGATCTTCGGTCTCAAGCCGGCCACGTCGGGCCACTGGCGCGGCTACGACACCACGGTGGACCCCGGCGTGTCGAATGTGTTCGCCGCAGCCGCCTTCCGTTTCGGCCACAGCCTGGTGCCGCACGCCTTTCACCGCTATGACAAGAGGCACAGGCTCCTTCTCAATG ACACCCCTCTTCACTCGGAGTTCTTCAACCCGACACACCTGTTCCGACCGGGCGCCGTGGACCGTCTCGTCCTGGGTCTGGTCAACCAGCCGGCGTCCGGCATGGACGAGCAGCTCAGTCCCGAGGTGACCAACCGGCTGTTCCAGCCGCAGGGCCAGGACTTCGGACTCGACCTCATGGCGCTCAACGTGCAGAGGGGTCGCGACCACGGACTGCCACCCTACGTCGCATGGCGGCGCCACTGCGGGCTGCAGCCGGTGCGCGGATTTCAGGACCTCGAGCAGTTCGTGGGACCAGCCGCGTCTCAGGCGCTTGGGAAGTTGTACGC GTCTATCGATGACGTGGACCTCTTTCCGGCTGGGATCGCCGAAAAGCCCGTGCTGGGCGGCGTGGTGGGTCCCACGTTCGCCTGCCTCATCGCCGAGCAGTTTGTGCGCATGCGCAAGGGCGACCGCTTCTGGTACGAGAACGGGGGCCTCGCGTCCTCCTTCACCAGTG ATCAACTGCGTGAACTGCGCAAGGTGACGTTGGCGCGGGTGCTGTGCGATAACCTAGATGACATCGAGACTATCCAAACCCGAGTCATGGAGCAGGTCGACCAAAGACG GAACAGAAGACAACCATGCATAAGAATCCCGGAGATGAATTTGTCGTTCTGGAAATATTAA
- the LOC119179843 gene encoding salivary peroxidase/catechol oxidase isoform X1, with protein sequence MGQGNSNATLRELWMASLCALALSTSSPVLWNVEIPSPPTRSDFGSCEPVTGRRPKMYGPSLQSSGDLVINVTLLLPALHQGVRESVKYLQKHGFQKSKYENVTWPRLRRRPEAREYETVAYASQFATEYIARRLKLAPDDVHGAVKCVDVRDTALGRICPKELIDEEDVVCPRKTLHYRTPDGTCNNFDRPSWGATFSTLVRLLPARYADGISRPRVSTSGSPLPSGRSVSQTLTTLRDRTGSSDDPRVTLMLMQWGQLVDHDVSLTTLSVSRSGFPPKCCRPLMSPEDVHPECMAIAVSWRDRFYRKFDATCMEFSRSAPAAKRGCRLGARDHTNQVTAFIDASTVYGSTAEETNQLRSFRKGMLRTLDTKWSKPLLPPGSEAEILECQERGRNSKCFMAGDSRVNEQPGLTALHTIWMREHNRVARHLSTLNPGWDDERLFQEARRVVGAEVQHVTLTEFLPAVLGESVAQIFGLKPATSGHWRGYDTTVDPGVSNVFAAAAFRFGHSLVPHAFHRYDKRHRLLLNALHCACADTPLHSEFFNPTHLFRPGAVDRLVLGLVNQPASGMDEQLSPEVTNRLFQPQGQDFGLDLMALNVQRGRDHGLPPYVAWRRHCGLQPVRGFQDLEQFVGPAASQALGKLYASIDDVDLFPAGIAEKPVLGGVVGPTFACLIAEQFVRMRKGDRFWYENGGLASSFTSDQLRELRKVTLARVLCDNLDDIETIQTRVMEQVDQRRNRRQPCIRIPEMNLSFWKY encoded by the exons GGAACTGTGGATGGCCTCGCTGTGCGCCCTGGCGCTGTCCACGTCGTCTCCGGTGCTGTGGAACGTGGAAATACCGAGTCCTCCTACCAGGAGCGACTTTGGATCATGCGAGCCTGTCACTGGCCGCCGACCGAAGATGTACGGACCGTCGCTGCAGTCATCCGGTGATCTAGTCATCAATGTCACCCTGCTTCTGCCAGCGCTTCACCAGGGAGTGAGGGAGAGCGTGAAGTACCTGCAAAAACATG GCTTCCAGAAGTCCAAGTACGAGAACGTCACCTGGCCCAGACTGAGACGACGTCCTGAGGCTCGAGAGTACGAGACCGTGGCCTACGCCTCTCAATTTGCCACAGAATACATCGCTCGCAG GTTAAAACTTGCGCCGGACGACGTCCACGGTGCCGTCAAGTGTGTCGACGTCAGAGACACGGCTCTGGGCCGCATCTGCCCCAAGGAGCTGATCGACGAGGAGGACGTGGTGTGCCCGCGAAAGACGCTGCACTATCGCACCCCCGACGGCACCTGCAACAACTTCGACCGACCGTCGTGGGGCGCCACCTTCTCGACGCTTGTGAGGCTGCTGCCCGCCAGGTACGCCGACG GCATATCTAGACCCCGCGTCTCGACCAGCGGCTCTCCGCTGCCCAGCGGTCGCTCGGTCAGCCAGACGCTGACCACCCTCCGGGACCGGACGGGCAGCTCGGACGACCCGCGGGTCACCCTGATGCTGATGCAGTGGGGTCAGCTGGTCGACCACGACGTCTCGCTGACCACGCTCTCCGTGTCCCGCTCGGGGTTCCCGCCCAAGTGCTGCCGTCCTCTCATGTCTCCCGAGGACGTGCACCCGGAGTGCATGGCCATCGCGGTGTCGTGGCGGGACCGGTTCTACCGCAAGTTCGACGCCACCTGCATGGAGTTCAGCCGCTCGGCGCCCGCCGCCAAGCGAGGCTGCAGGTTGG GTGCACGTGACCACACCAATCAAGTGACGGCGTTCATAGACGCCTCCACGGTTTACGGTTCGACGGCCGAGGAGACAAACCAGCTGAGGTCGTTCAGGAAAG GCATGCTTCGGACCCTGGATACTAAGTGGTCCAAGCCGCTGCTGCCTCCGGGTTCTGAGGCCGAGATCCTGGAGTGCCAAGAGAGGGGCCGCAACTCCAAGTGTTTCATGGCAG GTGACTCTCGCGTGAACGAGCAACCGGGTCTGACGGCGCTCCACACCATCTGGATGCGGGAGCACAACCGCGTGGCGCGCCATCTGTCCACACTCAACCCTGGCTGGGATGACGAACGACTCTTTCAG GAGGCTAGGCGAGTGGTTGGCGCAGAGGTGCAGCACGTGACCCTGACGGAGTTCCTCCCCGCCGTGCTGGGCGAGTCGGTGGCACAGATCTTCGGTCTCAAGCCGGCCACGTCGGGCCACTGGCGCGGCTACGACACCACGGTGGACCCCGGCGTGTCGAATGTGTTCGCCGCAGCCGCCTTCCGTTTCGGCCACAGCCTGGTGCCGCACGCCTTTCACCGCTATGACAAGAGGCACAGGCTCCTTCTCAATG CACTGCACTGCGCCTGTGCAGACACCCCTCTTCACTCGGAGTTCTTCAACCCGACACACCTGTTCCGACCGGGCGCCGTGGACCGTCTCGTCCTGGGTCTGGTCAACCAGCCGGCGTCCGGCATGGACGAGCAGCTCAGTCCCGAGGTGACCAACCGGCTGTTCCAGCCGCAGGGCCAGGACTTCGGACTCGACCTCATGGCGCTCAACGTGCAGAGGGGTCGCGACCACGGACTGCCACCCTACGTCGCATGGCGGCGCCACTGCGGGCTGCAGCCGGTGCGCGGATTTCAGGACCTCGAGCAGTTCGTGGGACCAGCCGCGTCTCAGGCGCTTGGGAAGTTGTACGC GTCTATCGATGACGTGGACCTCTTTCCGGCTGGGATCGCCGAAAAGCCCGTGCTGGGCGGCGTGGTGGGTCCCACGTTCGCCTGCCTCATCGCCGAGCAGTTTGTGCGCATGCGCAAGGGCGACCGCTTCTGGTACGAGAACGGGGGCCTCGCGTCCTCCTTCACCAGTG ATCAACTGCGTGAACTGCGCAAGGTGACGTTGGCGCGGGTGCTGTGCGATAACCTAGATGACATCGAGACTATCCAAACCCGAGTCATGGAGCAGGTCGACCAAAGACG GAACAGAAGACAACCATGCATAAGAATCCCGGAGATGAATTTGTCGTTCTGGAAATATTAA
- the LOC119179843 gene encoding peroxidasin homolog isoform X3 — protein sequence MGQGNSNATLRELWMASLCALALSTSSPVLWNVEIPSPPTRSDFGSCEPVTGRRPKMYGPSLQSSGDLVINVTLLLPALHQGVRESVKYLQKHGFQKSKYENVTWPRLRRRPEAREYETVAYASQFATEYIARRLKLAPDDVHGAVKCVDVRDTALGRICPKELIDEEDVVCPRKTLHYRTPDGTCNNFDRPSWGATFSTLVRLLPARYADGARDHTNQVTAFIDASTVYGSTAEETNQLRSFRKGMLRTLDTKWSKPLLPPGSEAEILECQERGRNSKCFMAGDSRVNEQPGLTALHTIWMREHNRVARHLSTLNPGWDDERLFQEARRVVGAEVQHVTLTEFLPAVLGESVAQIFGLKPATSGHWRGYDTTVDPGVSNVFAAAAFRFGHSLVPHAFHRYDKRHRLLLNALHCACADTPLHSEFFNPTHLFRPGAVDRLVLGLVNQPASGMDEQLSPEVTNRLFQPQGQDFGLDLMALNVQRGRDHGLPPYVAWRRHCGLQPVRGFQDLEQFVGPAASQALGKLYASIDDVDLFPAGIAEKPVLGGVVGPTFACLIAEQFVRMRKGDRFWYENGGLASSFTSDQLRELRKVTLARVLCDNLDDIETIQTRVMEQVDQRRNRRQPCIRIPEMNLSFWKY from the exons GGAACTGTGGATGGCCTCGCTGTGCGCCCTGGCGCTGTCCACGTCGTCTCCGGTGCTGTGGAACGTGGAAATACCGAGTCCTCCTACCAGGAGCGACTTTGGATCATGCGAGCCTGTCACTGGCCGCCGACCGAAGATGTACGGACCGTCGCTGCAGTCATCCGGTGATCTAGTCATCAATGTCACCCTGCTTCTGCCAGCGCTTCACCAGGGAGTGAGGGAGAGCGTGAAGTACCTGCAAAAACATG GCTTCCAGAAGTCCAAGTACGAGAACGTCACCTGGCCCAGACTGAGACGACGTCCTGAGGCTCGAGAGTACGAGACCGTGGCCTACGCCTCTCAATTTGCCACAGAATACATCGCTCGCAG GTTAAAACTTGCGCCGGACGACGTCCACGGTGCCGTCAAGTGTGTCGACGTCAGAGACACGGCTCTGGGCCGCATCTGCCCCAAGGAGCTGATCGACGAGGAGGACGTGGTGTGCCCGCGAAAGACGCTGCACTATCGCACCCCCGACGGCACCTGCAACAACTTCGACCGACCGTCGTGGGGCGCCACCTTCTCGACGCTTGTGAGGCTGCTGCCCGCCAGGTACGCCGACG GTGCACGTGACCACACCAATCAAGTGACGGCGTTCATAGACGCCTCCACGGTTTACGGTTCGACGGCCGAGGAGACAAACCAGCTGAGGTCGTTCAGGAAAG GCATGCTTCGGACCCTGGATACTAAGTGGTCCAAGCCGCTGCTGCCTCCGGGTTCTGAGGCCGAGATCCTGGAGTGCCAAGAGAGGGGCCGCAACTCCAAGTGTTTCATGGCAG GTGACTCTCGCGTGAACGAGCAACCGGGTCTGACGGCGCTCCACACCATCTGGATGCGGGAGCACAACCGCGTGGCGCGCCATCTGTCCACACTCAACCCTGGCTGGGATGACGAACGACTCTTTCAG GAGGCTAGGCGAGTGGTTGGCGCAGAGGTGCAGCACGTGACCCTGACGGAGTTCCTCCCCGCCGTGCTGGGCGAGTCGGTGGCACAGATCTTCGGTCTCAAGCCGGCCACGTCGGGCCACTGGCGCGGCTACGACACCACGGTGGACCCCGGCGTGTCGAATGTGTTCGCCGCAGCCGCCTTCCGTTTCGGCCACAGCCTGGTGCCGCACGCCTTTCACCGCTATGACAAGAGGCACAGGCTCCTTCTCAATG CACTGCACTGCGCCTGTGCAGACACCCCTCTTCACTCGGAGTTCTTCAACCCGACACACCTGTTCCGACCGGGCGCCGTGGACCGTCTCGTCCTGGGTCTGGTCAACCAGCCGGCGTCCGGCATGGACGAGCAGCTCAGTCCCGAGGTGACCAACCGGCTGTTCCAGCCGCAGGGCCAGGACTTCGGACTCGACCTCATGGCGCTCAACGTGCAGAGGGGTCGCGACCACGGACTGCCACCCTACGTCGCATGGCGGCGCCACTGCGGGCTGCAGCCGGTGCGCGGATTTCAGGACCTCGAGCAGTTCGTGGGACCAGCCGCGTCTCAGGCGCTTGGGAAGTTGTACGC GTCTATCGATGACGTGGACCTCTTTCCGGCTGGGATCGCCGAAAAGCCCGTGCTGGGCGGCGTGGTGGGTCCCACGTTCGCCTGCCTCATCGCCGAGCAGTTTGTGCGCATGCGCAAGGGCGACCGCTTCTGGTACGAGAACGGGGGCCTCGCGTCCTCCTTCACCAGTG ATCAACTGCGTGAACTGCGCAAGGTGACGTTGGCGCGGGTGCTGTGCGATAACCTAGATGACATCGAGACTATCCAAACCCGAGTCATGGAGCAGGTCGACCAAAGACG GAACAGAAGACAACCATGCATAAGAATCCCGGAGATGAATTTGTCGTTCTGGAAATATTAA